From uncultured Draconibacterium sp.:
TTCATTCCAAAAGAAAAATGGAAAATTAGGAATAATGGACGCGGAAAATGCATGGTTTGTTCGGGTTGACAGCGTTAATCAGTACGGAGATGATCCGGTGCTTGAGAAGACAACCATTCATCCGAAAAAACCGTTGCTATTTTTAAATATCGATACAAAACCTGAATCAACAGCTCTGATCTGGAATCATATCGAAGACGAACCGGGCAAGCCATGCCCAAACCCGAGGGTAGTTTTACCGCGCGAAAGTGTGGATAATACCATTAACGGATCAGTCTCGGTTGATGTGCGTAGTTTTGGAATTCGCACACCAAAGTGTTCGAAAGAAGATCCAAGCTACGGAATTGTTGGTTTATTCCACATATTGCCACCAGCGTTGGCCTGGTTGTGGCGTTTGGTTGCCCCACGCGGACACAAAAATCCAAGTATTGTTGGCACAGGGGCCATGGAAAGCGAAGGAGTTGGTTCGTACTGGCCTTTTGCTACTGGAGACCGGATTATTCATGCCAATCTGTTACTGAAGCAGATAATTGAAACACCACGTACCATTTTTTCGCTGGTACCCAACCAAAACATTGGCGTTTGGGAAGTTGGTTTTAAACCTCAGCTTTTAATGCGCGAATATTTAACCCGAAGAGGTGGTGCCAAACTAAAAGATGACCAAATACAAGCGGCACGTTGTCCGCTATTGGGTTACGAATTGAATTATCTGACCATTGAAAGCTCAAAAATACCGTCCCGTTTCCTTAAAGTTTACAACCAGGTTGAAGTGGGTACCGAAGGTTACGATGCCGGAGCCGAAGTTTTACAGGAATTCTTTAACAGAGAGCTGAAGAAATTCATGCACAAAGACCTGTTCCACACCGGAAGAAAAATCATTGACGCTTGTCTGTCAAACGCGTCGATTGAAGAATACAATGAAATAATCCCTATGGATTACAAATATTCATTTAATAATATTGAAGACTATGAGCAAAGTAGTTATAATAATGGGCTCTAAAGCCGATCTGGACTGGGCTAACAAAATTGTTCATGCGCTAAATGGTTTTAACATCGATTCTGAATGTTTCATTGCTTCGGCCCATAAAGTTCCGCTGGAGTGTTATAACATTATTAAAGAGCAGGAAAAGCACAACCCGGTATTTATTACCATTGCAGGAATGAGCAACGCACTAAGCGGATTTTCCGATGCACAAACCAATTGTCCGGTTATTGCATGTCCTCCTGTAGGCGAATCGTTTGCCGGTGCCGATATTTATTCGAGCCTGCGAATGCCATCGGGAGTTGCTCCAATGGTAATTCTCAGTCCAAAAAACGCAGCGCTGGCAGCAGCCAAAATTATTGGATTAAACAACGCTGAAGTGCGCACCGAGGTATCAAAATTTCAGGAGGCACAACGGCAAAAATTAATTGAAGACAACTGTTCAATAAGAAGTAATTAGTTAAATATTGGTCTTTTCCTGGAGGCAGGTAGTTTTTTTTCGCAATCTACTTAATAATTAACTTGATAACTTATCGGCAGTTCAGGAAAACTTTAATCATAAAGGGAGATTTGTTTTAACAACTCTCCCTAATTTTTTAGATATTTGCGCCCACAAAATTGAAGCAAGAATGAGTTCGATTAGCAACGATATAAGATTAGCGGCCAAGCTAATCGGGAATGGTGAGTTGGTGGCTTTTCCTACCGAAACGGTATATGGTTTAGGTGCAGATGCATTTAATGCAGAGGCGGTTGCAAAAATATTTGCAACAAAAGAACGACCAACATTTAATCCGCTAATTGTACATATTCGTGATATTTCAGAACTGGAAAAACTTTTTGTTGAGATCGATGATGCGCTTTTAAAACTGGCCGAACACTTTTGGCCGGGTCCTTTAACCATTGTTGCAAAAAAACAAAAATCGGTACCCGATATCGTTTCAGCCGGATTGGATACAGTGGCTGTTCGTATGCCCGCCAACCAAACAGCCCGCGAACTGTTAAAACTTTCCGGAAAATCGATTGCAGCACCCAGTGCCAACCGGTTTGGAATGTTAAGCCCAACTACGCCAGAGCACGTTCAGAAACAACTTCCTGAGCTAAAATGTATACTCAACGGCGAACTTCCTAAAGTTGGTATCGAGTCTACAGTTATCGAACTGTGCCAGGGAGAATTTAAAATACTGCGACCCGGATTTATTACGGAGCAGGATTTGTTGAAAGTGATTCCGCAAAGTAAAACTACGGAGGCCAATTCGCCGATCAAATCGCCGGGATTGCTAAAATCACATTACAGTCCCCGCAAACCCATGTATCTTTTAGGCAAAGAACCCGATTATACAGCAGACAAGAAAATGGGTTTCATGGCTTTTTCCGAAGTACACGAACCGGAAAAGTATCACCAAATCGAGCGTTTATCATCAAACGGCGACTTAAGCGAAGCGGCAGCAAATTTCTTTGAAGCGTTGCATCGTCTCGAAGATTCGGATGTTGACGTGATAATTGCAGAACCTGTACCTGAAACAGGTATCGGCATTGCCATTATGGATCGATTAAAAAAGGCGGTTTATCAGTACAGTGATACATAAACAACAGCAGTAATTCCATCGTTTTTAGTCCACCCTTTCAATCAACTCAATAGTTGGCAAGTCACCACCGGCTTTTACATTCGACATCCCGTGAATGGTAATTTCCGACTTGATAAAATCTTCCTCATCAGCTCTGTAAATATTGTCGACATATTTTTGAGGATTACGGTCGATATAAGGAAACCAGGTGCTGTGAATCTGAATCATTATACGATGACCCTTTTTAAAGGTATGCAACACATCCTGGAGCGGAACTGTAACATTGGTTGGTACTCCCGGTTCAAAAGGTAAGGGATGGGAATAACTATCGCGGAAACGGCCACGGAACACTTCGTGACGCACCAACTGCTGGTATCCCCCCATCACAATATTTTTAGGATTATGCTCGTAATTTGGATGATCGTCAGGATAAACATCAATCAGTTTTACAACAAAATCGGCATCAGTTCCAGTCATTGAAACCACAAGTTGCGCCAGAATTTCGCCGGCAATGGTTATATCTTTTTCCAGAACATCCGTTTTAAAAGTCAACACATCCGGTCGGTACGAGGCATGTCGCTGATCGTCGGTCATAAAGTAACGGGGAGTAAAAGTCAAGCCCTCTACAACCGAACGATATGGAACCGGTTTGTCCGGATCGCTGATATAGCTAAATTCAACATTTTCATCTATCTTATCGTTCATTAGCAATTTGCCTTTCTCACCAAACGAAAAAGTAATTGGAGCCACATTTTTTGGTGGCCATTCGTCGTATTTTTCCCACTCTTTTAATCCGGTGTCGAACATATAGGCTTCCGGCAAAGTCATTTTCCCCTCTTCTTTCAGGTAGTAATCGAAGAACGGTTTTTCCATTTCGCGCTGAAAAAAGGTTGAAATACTGTCGCCATAATAAATGTCGTTTACTGTATGTTTTCCTTGCTCGCGAGCCCAACCACCGTGTGTCCACGGCCCCATTACAATTGTATTTGTTGCATCAGGATCGTTATGCTGGATGGTTTTGTAAATATTTATCGGACCGAATAAATCTTCAGCATCGTACCAACCTCCTACCAACATCACGGCCGGTTTTATATCTTTTAAATGCGGAAGAATGGAACGCTTTTGCCAGAACTCATCATAATTGGGATGTTCAACTACCTGGTTCCAGAAAAAGTTATCGTAATGATACTTTTTAGTAATATTCTTCAACGGCCCTAAAGCCAGGTTAAACTCATAACCATTTACAGGTTGATCCTTGTACAAACGCATCATTTTATCGCCATACCAGCCCTTGTTAGTCAACGATTCTTTCTGGTAGCCAAACACCGGAAACGCCGCCATATACGATTGCAAAAATGCCCCGTGGTGGTGAAAATCGTCGAAAAAGAAATCGGCAATTGGGGCTTGTGGCGAAGCTGCTTTTAAGGCCGGATGTGCATCAAGCAATGCCGCAGCACTATAATGCCCGGGGTACGAAATACCGTAAATCCCAACCCTACCGTTGTTGCCTTTAATGTTCTTGATCAGCCAGTCGATAGTATCGTAAGTATCAGAACTTTCATCAATATCCTTTTTATTTTTCACATCGTTTCCCGGAATATTGGGGCGCATATTATCGAAAGTTCCGCCCGACATGTAACGGCCGCGAACATCCTGGTAAACCAAAATGTATCCTCCACGAATCAGGTAATCAGAAGGAGACCTGAGTTTATTATTGCGCGTCCCGTCTACGTTGTAACAAGTACGTGTCATTAATATTGGGTAAGTTATCGATTCATCTTTCGGTGTGTAAACAACCGTAAATAACTTCACCCCGTCTCGCATTTCAATAAAGTATTCCGATTCGTTATAATGTGTGGCAACATAAAGGGAATCAGCATTTTCAGCCTTAAGATTTGCACTTATTAAAATCAGAGAAATTAGCAGAAAGAACCAATAGAAACGCTTCATAAAATGATTTAAAATTTGTGGTTTCGAACGACAACCAGATTTTTAATGCAGCCAAATATAAACAGATTATCATCACACGGCGCTGTTTTTTGTCATATTCACAATTTGAATGTTAAAATAATTTCAAAATGAATATATCGCATTAGGGTTTCTATTAAAAAAAACGGAACCCAACTAAATGGATCCCGCTTTTATATAGTTTTTGAAAACAATTACAATTCTACGTTCAGAACTGAATATTTCTGAATAAGTTTTTCCAATTCCAAAACCACATCCTTTTTCTTTTCGCCGAAAAGATTTTTGTAGTAGTCGATGCCGTCCGTAAGATTCTTTTTGAATTTTACCAGGTTACGCTTTTCTTTTACGTCTTCAGCATTTTTTTGAAAAGCTTCCATACGCTCTTTAAAGATATCGAGATACATACTCAACTCCTTTAAAAACATGTGAGGACGAT
This genomic window contains:
- a CDS encoding DUF4914 family protein, which encodes MTIAFSDFRYELDKKGIKLPANIQTILSNCKSFTCYNSTEELADAATNGPENKEFAVSYDIEGKGTYTEATVHRVQNGISVNYTEAYMRRRDPGTMVIGDDKPTGKQRFSEKYNYPFSDIQKETFDWLKENDLAVFFYFAGRQGIGSLGIAIAPANAGFFAMGLSMLQEIVPIDDLVENSELKSVIYVAPVFRHTHFNGKQVVVHNRLDDIHELYSYNLYPGPSAKKGLYGVLLTQGEKEEWVTAHCSAVQSVSPYDIVTTFMHEGASGGGKSELHQHIVRETDGRVLLGKNSITDENRYITIPRTCNFLPIADDMAFCHPSFQKKNGKLGIMDAENAWFVRVDSVNQYGDDPVLEKTTIHPKKPLLFLNIDTKPESTALIWNHIEDEPGKPCPNPRVVLPRESVDNTINGSVSVDVRSFGIRTPKCSKEDPSYGIVGLFHILPPALAWLWRLVAPRGHKNPSIVGTGAMESEGVGSYWPFATGDRIIHANLLLKQIIETPRTIFSLVPNQNIGVWEVGFKPQLLMREYLTRRGGAKLKDDQIQAARCPLLGYELNYLTIESSKIPSRFLKVYNQVEVGTEGYDAGAEVLQEFFNRELKKFMHKDLFHTGRKIIDACLSNASIEEYNEIIPMDYKYSFNNIEDYEQSSYNNGL
- a CDS encoding AIR carboxylase family protein, whose amino-acid sequence is MSKVVIIMGSKADLDWANKIVHALNGFNIDSECFIASAHKVPLECYNIIKEQEKHNPVFITIAGMSNALSGFSDAQTNCPVIACPPVGESFAGADIYSSLRMPSGVAPMVILSPKNAALAAAKIIGLNNAEVRTEVSKFQEAQRQKLIEDNCSIRSN
- a CDS encoding L-threonylcarbamoyladenylate synthase, with the protein product MSSISNDIRLAAKLIGNGELVAFPTETVYGLGADAFNAEAVAKIFATKERPTFNPLIVHIRDISELEKLFVEIDDALLKLAEHFWPGPLTIVAKKQKSVPDIVSAGLDTVAVRMPANQTARELLKLSGKSIAAPSANRFGMLSPTTPEHVQKQLPELKCILNGELPKVGIESTVIELCQGEFKILRPGFITEQDLLKVIPQSKTTEANSPIKSPGLLKSHYSPRKPMYLLGKEPDYTADKKMGFMAFSEVHEPEKYHQIERLSSNGDLSEAAANFFEALHRLEDSDVDVIIAEPVPETGIGIAIMDRLKKAVYQYSDT
- a CDS encoding CocE/NonD family hydrolase — translated: MKRFYWFFLLISLILISANLKAENADSLYVATHYNESEYFIEMRDGVKLFTVVYTPKDESITYPILMTRTCYNVDGTRNNKLRSPSDYLIRGGYILVYQDVRGRYMSGGTFDNMRPNIPGNDVKNKKDIDESSDTYDTIDWLIKNIKGNNGRVGIYGISYPGHYSAAALLDAHPALKAASPQAPIADFFFDDFHHHGAFLQSYMAAFPVFGYQKESLTNKGWYGDKMMRLYKDQPVNGYEFNLALGPLKNITKKYHYDNFFWNQVVEHPNYDEFWQKRSILPHLKDIKPAVMLVGGWYDAEDLFGPINIYKTIQHNDPDATNTIVMGPWTHGGWAREQGKHTVNDIYYGDSISTFFQREMEKPFFDYYLKEEGKMTLPEAYMFDTGLKEWEKYDEWPPKNVAPITFSFGEKGKLLMNDKIDENVEFSYISDPDKPVPYRSVVEGLTFTPRYFMTDDQRHASYRPDVLTFKTDVLEKDITIAGEILAQLVVSMTGTDADFVVKLIDVYPDDHPNYEHNPKNIVMGGYQQLVRHEVFRGRFRDSYSHPLPFEPGVPTNVTVPLQDVLHTFKKGHRIMIQIHSTWFPYIDRNPQKYVDNIYRADEEDFIKSEITIHGMSNVKAGGDLPTIELIERVD